A single window of Buchnera aphidicola (Aphis nasturtii) DNA harbors:
- a CDS encoding TerC family protein yields MINFFLTPLLFGGIFFLILINFFFKKYSFTNKIKQFFFLNRLIFGYCISFFLFISIFWFVIYKISGINIANKNIICFITSYLLEIILSIDNIFIWFLVFKWFKIPIIYQKKVLLCGLLVGLVLRLICSFFGVFLLSKYHWILYFFSILFVLISLKTLFIPNKIEDKKNISLSWVYKIFRIRNDTECKNFFLKINNKIFFTPLFLSLIFIEFSDIIFSIDSIPAVFAITENLFIILMSNIFSVLTLRFMYSFIAPMINKFPMIEYALSLILMFIGFKILFEKFITISTLLTFSIILIILIITFVVNIIFTKNK; encoded by the coding sequence ATGATTAACTTTTTTTTAACTCCACTGTTATTTGGGGGGATTTTTTTTTTAATTTTAATTAATTTTTTTTTTAAAAAATATAGCTTTACAAATAAAATAAAACAATTTTTTTTTCTAAATCGTTTGATTTTTGGTTATTGTATTTCTTTTTTTTTGTTTATTTCTATATTTTGGTTTGTAATATATAAAATTAGTGGAATTAATATTGCGAATAAAAACATTATTTGTTTTATAACAAGTTATTTATTAGAAATTATACTTTCTATAGATAATATTTTTATTTGGTTTTTAGTTTTTAAATGGTTTAAGATACCAATTATTTATCAAAAAAAAGTTTTATTATGTGGATTACTAGTAGGTTTGGTATTACGTTTAATTTGTTCTTTTTTTGGTGTTTTTTTACTCTCTAAATATCATTGGATTTTGTATTTTTTTAGTATTTTATTTGTATTGATAAGTTTAAAAACACTTTTCATACCAAATAAAATAGAGGATAAAAAAAATATAAGCCTATCTTGGGTTTATAAAATATTTAGAATAAGAAATGATACTGAATGCAAAAATTTTTTTTTAAAAATAAATAATAAAATATTTTTTACTCCTTTATTTTTATCTTTAATTTTTATAGAATTTAGTGATATTATCTTTTCAATAGATAGTATACCTGCGGTATTTGCTATCACTGAAAATTTATTTATTATTTTAATGTCTAATATTTTTTCAGTTTTAACTTTAAGATTTATGTATTCATTCATAGCGCCCATGATAAATAAATTTCCTATGATAGAATATGCTTTATCATTAATATTAATGTTTATCGGATTTAAAATACTATTTGAAAAATTTATAACTATTTCAACTTTGCTTACTTTTAGTATTATATTAATAATTTTAATTATTACATTTGTAGTTAACATTATTTTTACTAAAAACAAATGA
- the folC gene encoding bifunctional tetrahydrofolate synthase/dihydrofolate synthase: protein MCKKNFSFSMWIKYLEKLEKKNQINLIDIKNIAKKLNLLNLKSFFFTIGGTNGKGTTCAMLERFLLDSGYTVGLYTSPHLLNFKERIKINGLYLNEMQYIEAFYTIHSAKFNYSLSYFEFITLTALFLFKQYSLDVVILEVGLGGRLDATNIIDSNISIITNIGIDHTSVLGINRFSIAREKAGIFRKNKIAVIGEKNLPNSLYQEAQKNQTILKIIHQDWHWKEWNNSWSFTHPNIKLYNLPIPKIPLPNVAIALSALFYSNLKVNKAILSNSISEVQLQGRFQIISYSPIVILDVAHNSHASSYLAQKINQMDIQGKIYAIFGVFKDKDILSIISPLKDKVYYWYVSILPTDRSATINQLKKNLPNQNAFFFSSVYHAWNDLKKTLTKKDIVLVFGSFMTVAEFISIKNKEIK from the coding sequence ATGTGTAAAAAAAATTTTTCTTTTTCTATGTGGATTAAATATTTAGAAAAATTAGAGAAAAAAAATCAAATTAATTTAATAGATATCAAAAATATTGCAAAAAAATTAAATTTATTAAATTTAAAATCTTTTTTTTTTACTATCGGAGGAACTAACGGTAAAGGTACAACCTGCGCTATGTTAGAGAGATTTTTATTAGATTCAGGCTATACAGTTGGTTTATATACCTCTCCACATCTTTTAAATTTTAAAGAACGTATTAAAATTAATGGATTATATCTAAATGAAATGCAATATATTGAAGCTTTTTATACTATACATTCTGCCAAATTCAATTATTCTTTAAGTTATTTTGAATTTATTACATTGACAGCTTTATTTTTATTTAAACAATATTCATTAGATGTTGTTATATTAGAAGTTGGTTTAGGCGGAAGATTAGATGCAACTAATATTATAGACTCAAATATATCTATAATTACTAATATCGGTATAGATCATACTTCTGTTTTAGGTATAAATCGATTTAGTATAGCTCGTGAAAAAGCAGGAATTTTTAGAAAAAATAAAATTGCTGTAATTGGAGAAAAAAATCTTCCAAATTCTCTATATCAAGAAGCTCAAAAAAATCAAACAATATTAAAAATAATTCATCAAGATTGGCATTGGAAAGAATGGAATAATAGCTGGAGTTTCACTCATCCAAATATAAAACTATACAACTTGCCGATTCCTAAAATACCATTACCAAATGTCGCAATTGCTTTGTCAGCATTGTTTTATTCTAATCTTAAAGTTAATAAAGCAATACTAAGTAATTCAATATCTGAAGTGCAATTACAAGGTAGGTTTCAGATTATCTCTTATTCTCCTATTGTGATTCTTGATGTTGCTCATAATTCTCATGCTTCTTCATATCTTGCTCAAAAAATTAATCAAATGGATATACAAGGGAAAATATATGCAATATTTGGTGTTTTTAAAGACAAAGATATTTTATCCATTATTTCTCCGTTAAAAGATAAAGTTTATTATTGGTATGTATCTATTTTGCCGACAGATCGAAGCGCGACTATTAATCAGTTGAAAAAAAATTTACCTAATCAAAATGCATTTTTTTTTAGCAGTGTTTATCATGCTTGGAATGATTTAAAAAAAACATTAAC